TAGTCTTTGCTCTTTCTTTAACAGATGTAAGAGCATCCTCTTCAAGATTTGGACGGACGATGTACATGATTTCGTACTTTTTCATTCCGGTCACCTCCTTTTGGTCTAAACGGCCCAACAATAGGGCAAGGAGTAAACTATCAACATTTCAATAAAAATCGATAATTACTCACAATAAAGAATTATAGCAAAAACTCTAGCGAAACACAAGACATGAATAAAAAAAGGAAAAAGCATTCAGCTTTTTCCCGGATTCTATCTTTATCTATTAAACATTAAAGCGGAAGTGAACGACATCTCCGTCTTTCATTTCGTACTCTTTACCTTCCAGCCTTACTTTTCCTTTTTCCTTCGCTGCTGCCATGTTTCCAGCAGCCGTCAGATCATCATATGCTACAACTTCAGCACGGATGAACCCGCGTTCAAAGTCTGTATGGATGATCCCGGCACATTGCGGGGCTTTCATGCCTTTTCGGAATGTCCATGCACGGACCTCTTGAACACCGGCTGTAAAATACGTAGCCAGGCCAAGCAACGAGTATGAAGCACGAATCAATTGATCAAGACCCGCTTCCTTGATGCCCAGCTCTTCCAAAAATGCTTTTTTCTCGTCTCCGTCAAGCTCTGCGATCTCTTCTTCGATCTTTGCACAGATAACGATAACCTCAGCATGTTCACGGGTAGCATATTCTCTTACCTTCTCAACATGCTCGTTTCCGCCTTCCAGCAAGTCTTCTTCACTTACATTCGCAGCATAAAGAATCGGTTTCATGGTAAGCAGATGCAGTCCATAAACGATTTTCTTTTCTTCCGGCGTAAGTTCGACGCTTCTTGCAGGCAATTCATTTAAAAGCGCATCCTTAATTTTTACAAGAACACTGAATTCAGCAACGGCTTCTTTGTCTTTTGACTTGGCCAGTTTCTCAACACGGACAATTCGCTTATCTACGGTCTCCATGTCTGCAAAAATCAATTCCAGATTGATGACTTCAATATCATCGATCGGATCGACTTTTCCGGAAACGTGAGTGATGTTTTCGTCTTCAAAACAGCGGACAACTTGAAGAATAGCGTCCACCTGGCGGATATGTGACAAGAACTTGTTTCCAAGTCCCTCACCTTTGCTCGCGCCTTTTACGATTCCAGCGATATCTGTAAATTCAAAAGCTGTCGGCACTACTTTTTTAGGCTGGACCATCTCAGTCAGCTTGTGCAGACGGTCATCCGGCACCTCAACAATTCCTACGTTCGGGTCAATCGTACAAAACGGATAGTTGGCTGATTCAGCCCCGGCTTGCGTGATGGCATTAAAAAGCGTCGATTTCCCTACATTGGGAAGACCGACAATCCCAGTTGTTAAAGCCATATATTCCACTCCTCATTGATCTCATCATTTTGATTATATATTTTGTCGTTCCATACTTGTTTGCACATCTTTCATAATTATAGGGTGTCAGCAGACAAAAAACAAGTTGAACCCGCCAAAGTAAGAAAAGCAGCAAGCACACTGATAAGATCCAACAAGAACTGGAGCTGGTAATCACTTCAATGCAAGCAAAAAAAAAACAGAACCGGGATTGTCGGTTCTGTTTCTGATGTTTCACGTGGAACGCTGTGTCTTTCTCTTACTCCTGATGTGAAACAAGCACTTTTTTCAGTTTTTTAACAAAATCTTTTCTGGGGATCAAAACACTGTGCTGACACCCCATGCATTTGATTCGGATATCAGCCCCCATACGGATGATCTTCCAGCGGTTCGTACCGCATGGGTGAGGTTTTTTCATTTCTACTTCGTCGTTTAAAAAAAATTCTTTACCTTCCAAGTCGTCCACTCCCCCAGACATTCGCTTTTTTTCTATTTTATAGAGAAAATCGCCTTGAGACAACGCCTTTATATATTAAGTCTCGGATACCGTAGTTTTGTGATAGGAAACCAGCTTCTGATAAGGCAATTCGATGCCTTCTTCATCCAGTCTGATCTTAATCGCTTTCTTGAGCTCCCTTGCCACTTTAAAATGTGTCATGGGAAGCACTTCGGCTGTTACCCTGATGACAATTTCGGTCGTGCCGACAGCCTGGATGCCAAGAACTTCTGGTTCAGCGACCATTTCAGGGTATTCCGGTGTTTTTTCTCTAACCACATCTTCAATGATTGCCTGGGCTTTGTCGATGTCTTCTTCATAAGCGATACTGACATCAATGACTGCGACACTGTTATGAATGGAAAAATTGGTCACTTCCATTATGGATGAGTTCGGAAGGATATGCAGCTCTCCTGTCCATTGTTTCAATTTGGTCGTACGAAGGCCAATCTCCTCGACGGTTCCTTCAAAGTTATTGATTCTCACAAAATCCCCTACCGCAAATTGCTGTTCAAAAATGATAAAGAATCCGGTAATTACGTCTTTCACCAGGTTCTGTGCGCCAAAACCGATGGCTAGTCCAACCACACCGGCACCAGCGAGCAATGCCTTCACATCTATATTGAATTCGCTCAAAATCATCAGCAAAGCGATGAAATAAATAAGATAAGCTGCTACATTGTCTAAAAGCCGAATAAGTGTGTTCTCACGCCGCTCCGACATTCTAAGCGGACTCTTCATTCGAATTTTAAAAACATTGGATATGGCTGCACGTACAATTTTCACGACAATGGCAGACCCAAAGATTATGGCGGCAATCTTAAGCACTTTCATGCCAAGGTTAATCCATAAATCTCCATTCCCTACCTGCTTATAAATATCCTCTGCCTGATGGATCACACTGAGTAGTTCCACTCGATTCCAACCTCCATAATGTTCTTAACTATGCATTAATGTACCCAATTTTGGTTGAACTTTCAACGAATAAAACTATTTCTTTTCTCCATCAGTACTGGTTAAAAAGAGGCCGAAGGGGGTATAAAACACTTAACCCTAAATTAAGCAGTTTAGCTGCCAGGCAAATGTCAGTGCTTGCCATGGCTATATTTTTTCAAAAAAAACAGCTTGACCCCTTTCCCGCTTTAATAAAAAATGCATCTCGCAACCCGCTTCATAATGTATAGTATTGCCATTTAGTCCGTATACTGGTAGTAACATTTTAAAGGAGTGGATTCTATGTTCCTTAAAAGGAAGCTCGTTCCCGACAAGCTTTTTCAATATAAATTGCACCACGAGGAAAAAGATGCATGCATGGTCATTACTGAAAAAATTGGGAACCTTCTTCCTAACACGCAAACAACTCCCGTAGTGGTGGTTTGCATCGGGACAGATCGATCCACTGGCGATGCATTAGGTCCTCTTGTCGGCACTAAACTTCATGCGATAAAAGCACTTCCCTTCCATGTGTACGGAACACTGGATGAACCTGTTCACGCTGTAAACCTCTCAGACAAACTTAAAATGATTGAAAAAAACCATCCAAACGCTTATATCATCGGTATTGATGCCTGCCTAGGAAAGCTGAATCATGTCGGGATGATCTCAATTGGAGATGGACCGGTTAAACCGGGAGCAGGCGTGAATAAAGAACTTCCTCCGGTAGGAGATATGCATATGACAGGAATTGTAAATGTCAGCGGATTCATGGAATATTTCGTACTTCAGAATACCCGGTTGAGCGTCGTCATGAAAATGGCCGAACTTATTGCAGATTCCCTTTACTTCGCCTCAATGAGCCAGCGGGTAAAGAAGAATATCACGCCTCTTCCGCTCAAAAAAGATGATTTGTATAACATTCAATGAAAAAAGCTGTTTTCATAACCTTTGTTGCTCTTAGGAGTGGTTGATTTCCGCTTCAGGATGCTCGCTTTCCGCGGGGCGTGCGGTGAGCCTCCTCGGCGCATGGCCCCTGTGGGTCTCACCTGTCCCGCTGCTCCCGCAGGACAAGGAAGGCTTCGGCAGCGTTATATCGCACGAAGAAAATGTGAAATTCATTTTCGAGGAGTCTCGCCCCTTGCACTCCAATCACTTAGCAATGATGACTGTTTACATGAAGTTTCCCAAAACAACAATCTTTTAGAAAAGAGCCATAATAAAAGCTGTTCAGGATATCCTGAACAGCTTTTTTAAATTAAATTCCCGGCAAAACCAGAAAGCTTGTCCCAATAGTAAACGATACTAACGATAGTGATCGTAAAGAGAAGCGCAGGGAGGAGGTTGGCTACCCTTATTTTGGTTAATCCCAGGATATTCAAGCCAATGGCAAGAATCATGATCCCTCCTGTACCCGTAATTTCCACAATCATCTGCTTCATTAGATCAGCAGGGACGATTCGGTCGATCTGGGTAGCAAACAAAGCAATAATTCCTTGATAAAGTATTACAGGAACAGCCGAAAATATCACACCGACTCCTAAAGCAGACGTAAAAAAGATAGCACAAAATCCATCGATCAGGGCTTTCGTATAGAGTACGGCATGGTCATGTCTTAGTCCGCTGTCCAGAGCACCTACAATGGACATTGCACCTATGACAAAGACGAGGGTTGCTGTAACAAACGCATTTGCTATACCGCCTTTTTCTTTCCCGCCCAGCTTCTTTTCAAGCCAGTCGCCCAGTTGGCCAAGCTTTCCTTCAAGATCCAGCCGTTCGCCAAGAACGCCTCCGATGGCAAGGCTGGCAATCACGATTAAAAACTGTTTGCTTTTCAGCCCCATGCCGATTCCGAGAATAATGACTGCAAGCCCCATCGCCTGCATGATCGTCACTTTTGTTTTTTCGGGTATATTCCGCCAGAACAAGCCAAGCAGGCTTCCGATTACTATTGCAAGGCCGTTTACCAAAGTCCCTAATAATGCCAATGTCTTTCCCGCCTTTTCATCTAATGTACAAGCTGCGTTTTCAAGCTTAAAATCTAAGTCTGTTTTCGTAACCTTTGTTGCCTTAGGAGTGGTTGATTTCCGTTACAGGATTCTCGCTTTCCGCGGGGCGAAGCTTAAAGCCTTACCGGCGCAAGCGCCTGTGGGTCTCACCTGTCCCGCTTCCCCTGCAGAACAAGGAAGGCTTCGGCAGCGTTATATCGCACGAAGAAAATGTGAAATTCATTTTTGAGGAGTCTCGCACCTTCCATTCCAATCAACATAGCAATGAAGGCTATTGTGAAAATGTTCCAAAAGCCACAATCTTTTAGAAAAGAACCTTTAGAAAAGAGCCAAATCAAAAAAAGTAAAACCACCGTATGATGGTTTTACTGCTTTCCGATCAGATCCAAAATCCTCTCCAAATCTTCATCAGAGAAAAACTCAATTTCTATCTTGCCCTTCCGCTTCGTTCGTTTGATAGAAACAGAGGTGCCAAAATGATCACGGAGACTTGATTCTTTTTCAATCAAGAAGATGTTTTTCTCCTGATTTTTTTTCTTTGTTTCACGTGAAACATTCTGATTGACCTGCTGAATCAGCTTCTCAAGCTGGCGGACGTTCATTTTGTCGTTTAAGCACTTCTCAACAACAGCCTGCATTTTTGCTTTCTTTTTCAAACCAAGCAGTGCTCTGCCATGCCCCATAGACAATGCACCTTTTGACAGCATGTCCTGAACGGGCTCAGGAAGCTGCAATAAGCGGACAAAATTGGCAATATGGGGTCTGCTTTTGCCTACCCGCCCTGCAAGTTCTTCCTGAGTGAGTTTGAGGTGCTCCATCAGCTTTTGATAAGCCTGAGCTTCTTCAATCGGGTTAAGATCTTCACGCTGCAGGTTCTCGATGAGGGCGATCTCCATCATCTTCTGCTCTGTAAATTCACGGACGATAACAGGCATTGTCTTCAGCCCAGCTTCTTTAGCAGCTCTGAAACGCCGTTCACCTACTACAATCTCATAACCCTTGATGCTTTTTCTTGCAATAATAGGCTGCAGAACTCCGTGCTCCTTAATTGAGTCGCTTAATTCTGCAATGGCTGACTCACTGAACACTTTCCTCGGTTGATAGGGGTTGGGGCGCAATTCCTTTACGTTAATTTCAGTAACAGCATCCTCTTTTTCAAGTTCTGTACCCGGAAAGAATGCATTGATTCCTTTACCTAACCCTTTCGCCACTGCCAATCACTTCCTTCGCTAATTCTAAATAAACCTCTGCACCTCTGGATTTAGGATCGTATATGATAATCGGTTTTCCATGGCTTGGCGCTTCAGAAAGTCGAACGTTTCTTGGAATAATGGTCGTATAGACTTTATCCTGAAAGTACTTTTTCACTTCTTCAATTACCTGGATTCCTAAATTCGTTCTGGCATCAAGCATTGTCAAAAGCACACCGTCAATCATCAGATCCGTATTCAAATGCTTTTGCACTAGCCTGACAGTGTTTAACAGCTGGCTCAGACCTTCCAGCGCGTAATATTCACATTGCACCGGAATGAGCACTGCATCCGCTGCGGTAAGTGAGTTGATCGTCAGCAATCCCAAAGAGGGAGGACAGTCGATGATAATGAAATCATATTGGCTGCTGACCGAGGAAAGAGCTCTTTTCAGTCGAACTTCCCTGGAAATCGTCGGCACCAGCTCAATTTCTGCACCTGCCAGCTGTATCGTAGAGGGCAATATATGTAATCCTTCACAAATCGTTTCTAAAATGATGTCCTTCACTTCTGCATCGTCAACAAGTACGTTATAGATACATTGATCAATATCGCCTTTGTCAACTCCCACACCGCTAGTAGCATTCCCCTGTGGGTCTATATCAACAAGTAAAACCTTTTTGCCGAAATAAGCCAGACATGCTCCGAGGTTTACGGATGTAGTTGTTTTTCCAACACCACCCTTTTGATTGGCAATTGCAATGGTTTTAGCCACGATGACACCTACCTCAATTCTTTACGAGAGTTCATTTCCTTTATCATATCATGAATATCTGCATTTTCTTATGGAAATCTATCAAAAAAAAACAGAAAAGTTTTTTATAAGAGAACATAATAAAAAGCCCTTCTCACATCAAAATAAGAAGGGCTTTTTGCATTATTTTTTCGGAATTCGAATAGTGAACTGATAGAATTCTTCGTGATCTTCTTCTTCCGTGTTAATCGTCAATCCGCTCTTTAATACCATATCGACAGATTGTCTGACCGTATTGATGGCAAGCCGAGTATCTTTACTGAAAGATTTTCTCTTTGCAACAGGCTTTTTCTCGGTATTTTCCCCTTCGATCATCCGTTTCACACGTTCTTCTGTCTGTTTTACATTCAGATGCTTCTCTAAAATTTCCTGCAGGACCGCTTCCTGTTTGTCTGGAGTTTTTAAAATGATGAGAGCTCTTGCATGCCGTTCTGTGATCTGCTTCAACAATAATGCATCCTGGATAGGCTGGGGAAGTTTCAGCAGCCGGAGCTTGTTGGCGACCGTAGATTGGCCTTTTCCAAGTTTCTGAGCAAGACTCTCTTGGGTAAGGCCGTGGATTTCAAGAAGTTTTGCATAAGCCATGGCTTCCTCAATGGCTGTCAGCTCTTCCCGCTGCAGGTTCTCGATCAGTGCAACAGAGGCTGTCTGTGAGTCATCAAATTCCTTTATAATAGCCGGAATCGTTTCCCAGCCCAGTTTTTGTACCGCCCTCCACCGCCGTTCACCGGCGATGATCTCATAAGTTTGGTCTCCCGCTGACCTGACAACAATCGGCTGGATGATCCCATGAGTCTCAATCGTTTGGGATAACTCTTCAATTCTTTCATCTATAAAAACGGTACGAGGCTGGAATTGATTCGGATGGATATCTTTGACCTGGAGTTGCAGTATTTCTTCATTTTCGTTCTTCTCTTCAGCTTCAGCTTCAGCTGTCTGATTTTTCTCACCGATGCCGAATAAGCGTGAAAAAGGATGTTTCATATGAATGACACCACCTTTTGTTATCTATCTTAGATTTTCGCTCTGTCCATCAGTTTTCCTGCCAGATTTTGAAATTTCTTTGTTCCTCGCGGGATATGTAGACCGGATGTTTCACGTGAAACATTCGGCTTATGAATCAGGAAAGAGGATTCTTATTTGGCGTCCCAGGCTTTCTTGGGTATTTCTTTGGTGTGGTTTTTACTTTATCAACCAGCACGATGTATCTGTCACTGTTCTCAACCGGAAGCTTAAAGGAATAAACATCTTTTACGCTGCCGCCCAGCATTTGAACGGCTTTTTTGCTGTCCTTCATTTCGTCCGGAAGCTGTGAGCCTTTCATAGCAAGGAAATGGCCTCCCTTTTTAACAAGGGGAAGACAAAGCTCGCTCAATACCGACATCCTGGCAACCGCGCGGGCCATGACAAGATCATAAGCTTCTCTTATCTCGGGGCGGTGTCCGAACGTTTCTGCACGGTCATGATACAACGAAATATCAGTTAATTCCAGTTTTTTTGAAAGGTGTTCTAAGAAAGTGATTCTCTTCTGCAGCGAATCACAGATCGAGAGCTTAATTTGCGGGAAACAGATTTTCAGCGGAATTCCCGGAAAACCCGCTCCTGCACCTACATCACACACCGTTAACTCCTGATTAAAATCGAAATAGAAGGCTGCTGACAAAGAATCATAAAAGTGTTTTAAGTACACTTCTTCTTTATCCGTAATAGCCGTTAAGTTCATTTTCTCATTCCACTCGACCAGGATATGAAAATAGTCTTCGAACTGCTGGAGCTGGCGGGGAGAAAGGCTGATTCCCTTCTCTGCCAACTTTTCTTGAAAGGTTGTAATATTCATTTTGTCCTCCAAAAACTTAACGTGCAAGCTTAGCTAGTTTCCCTTGCTCCAGGTAAACAAGCAAAATCGAAATATCCGCAGGGTTAACACCCGACACCCGTGATGCCTGTCCTACTGATAGAGGACGGACTTCAAGCAGTTTTTGTTTAGCTTCAGTAGCCAGGCCGTTGATTGCACCGTAGTCCAGATCCACTGGAAGTTTTTTGTTTTCCATCTTTCTCATCCGGTCAACCTGTGCAAGCTGCTTATCGATATAACCTGCATATTTCACTTGAATTTCAACCTGCTCGGCAATAACTTCGTCCACAGGTGTTTCAGAAGGATGGATTTGAGCCACTACATCATACGTAATTTCGGGTCTCTTCAGGAGCGTCGCTGCTGTCATTGGCTCTTTAAGCGGAGAGCTTTTTGCCCCCTCAAGAATTTCCTGAACGTCAGGCGACGGTTTGACTGTCAGATGCTCCAAACGGTCGATTTCCTGTTTGATCTTTTCTTGCTTTTCAACAAAACGGTCATAACGCTCTTGAGGAATTAATCCAATTTCATATCCCTTTTCCGTCAGCCTGAGGTCTGCATTATCATGACGGAGAAGCAGACGGTATTCTGCACGAGATGTAAGAAGACGGTAGGGTTCATTTGTCCCTTTTGTGATCAGATCATCAATCAGCACACCAATATAGGCATCTGATCTGCTGAGAATAAGAGGTTCTTTCTTCTGAACTTTTAAAGCCGCGTTGATCCCTGCCATGACCCCTTGGCCGGCAGCTTCTTCATAGCCGCTCGTTCCGTTCAGCTGGCCGGCAGTGAAAAGCCCTTCGACGTTCTTCGTTTCAAGGGACGGCCATAGCTGTGTCGGTACGATGGCATCATATTCAATTGCATAGCCTGCACGCATCAATTCCGCTTTTTCCAATCCTGGAATAGTTGAAAGGATTTTTCGCTGAACATCTTCAGGCAAGCTCGTTGAAAGTCCTTGAACATACACTTCTTCCGTATTTCTTCCCTCAGGCTCTAAAAAGATCTGATGGCGCGGCTTGTCATTAAAACGCACGATCTTGTCTTCAATTGACGGGCAATAACGCGGGCCTGTACCTTCAATCATCCCTGAATACATAGGTGAACGGTGAAGGTTTCCATTAATGAGTTCATGAGTTTCAGGACTGGTATAGGTCAGCCAGCACGGAAGCTGGTCTGTAATATACTTCGTTGTTTCATATGAAAAAGCACGGGGTACTTCATCACCTGGTTGAATTTCCGTCACGGAATAATCAATGGTTTTGCTGTT
This genomic stretch from Fictibacillus marinisediminis harbors:
- the ychF gene encoding redox-regulated ATPase YchF, producing MALTTGIVGLPNVGKSTLFNAITQAGAESANYPFCTIDPNVGIVEVPDDRLHKLTEMVQPKKVVPTAFEFTDIAGIVKGASKGEGLGNKFLSHIRQVDAILQVVRCFEDENITHVSGKVDPIDDIEVINLELIFADMETVDKRIVRVEKLAKSKDKEAVAEFSVLVKIKDALLNELPARSVELTPEEKKIVYGLHLLTMKPILYAANVSEEDLLEGGNEHVEKVREYATREHAEVIVICAKIEEEIAELDGDEKKAFLEELGIKEAGLDQLIRASYSLLGLATYFTAGVQEVRAWTFRKGMKAPQCAGIIHTDFERGFIRAEVVAYDDLTAAGNMAAAKEKGKVRLEGKEYEMKDGDVVHFRFNV
- a CDS encoding ParB/RepB/Spo0J family partition protein — its product is MAKGLGKGINAFFPGTELEKEDAVTEINVKELRPNPYQPRKVFSESAIAELSDSIKEHGVLQPIIARKSIKGYEIVVGERRFRAAKEAGLKTMPVIVREFTEQKMMEIALIENLQREDLNPIEEAQAYQKLMEHLKLTQEELAGRVGKSRPHIANFVRLLQLPEPVQDMLSKGALSMGHGRALLGLKKKAKMQAVVEKCLNDKMNVRQLEKLIQQVNQNVSRETKKKNQEKNIFLIEKESSLRDHFGTSVSIKRTKRKGKIEIEFFSDEDLERILDLIGKQ
- a CDS encoding DUF554 domain-containing protein, which gives rise to MALLGTLVNGLAIVIGSLLGLFWRNIPEKTKVTIMQAMGLAVIILGIGMGLKSKQFLIVIASLAIGGVLGERLDLEGKLGQLGDWLEKKLGGKEKGGIANAFVTATLVFVIGAMSIVGALDSGLRHDHAVLYTKALIDGFCAIFFTSALGVGVIFSAVPVILYQGIIALFATQIDRIVPADLMKQMIVEITGTGGIMILAIGLNILGLTKIRVANLLPALLFTITIVSIVYYWDKLSGFAGNLI
- the noc gene encoding nucleoid occlusion protein, with protein sequence MKHPFSRLFGIGEKNQTAEAEAEEKNENEEILQLQVKDIHPNQFQPRTVFIDERIEELSQTIETHGIIQPIVVRSAGDQTYEIIAGERRWRAVQKLGWETIPAIIKEFDDSQTASVALIENLQREELTAIEEAMAYAKLLEIHGLTQESLAQKLGKGQSTVANKLRLLKLPQPIQDALLLKQITERHARALIILKTPDKQEAVLQEILEKHLNVKQTEERVKRMIEGENTEKKPVAKRKSFSKDTRLAINTVRQSVDMVLKSGLTINTEEEDHEEFYQFTIRIPKK
- the mnmG gene encoding tRNA uridine-5-carboxymethylaminomethyl(34) synthesis enzyme MnmG; protein product: MGYDAGRFDVIVVGAGHAGVEAALASARMGAETLCLTLNLDTIAYMPCNPSVGGPAKGIVVRELDALGGEMARNIDKTHIQMRMLNTGKGPAVRALRAQADKFLYQNEMKRTMENTEHLTLRQGMVERLLIEDGVCKGVVTKTGAEYHASSVVLTTGTYLRGKIIIGELSYESGPNNMQPSVNLSYHLQELGFQMVRFKTGTPPRVNSKTIDYSVTEIQPGDEVPRAFSYETTKYITDQLPCWLTYTSPETHELINGNLHRSPMYSGMIEGTGPRYCPSIEDKIVRFNDKPRHQIFLEPEGRNTEEVYVQGLSTSLPEDVQRKILSTIPGLEKAELMRAGYAIEYDAIVPTQLWPSLETKNVEGLFTAGQLNGTSGYEEAAGQGVMAGINAALKVQKKEPLILSRSDAYIGVLIDDLITKGTNEPYRLLTSRAEYRLLLRHDNADLRLTEKGYEIGLIPQERYDRFVEKQEKIKQEIDRLEHLTVKPSPDVQEILEGAKSSPLKEPMTAATLLKRPEITYDVVAQIHPSETPVDEVIAEQVEIQVKYAGYIDKQLAQVDRMRKMENKKLPVDLDYGAINGLATEAKQKLLEVRPLSVGQASRVSGVNPADISILLVYLEQGKLAKLAR
- a CDS encoding ParA family protein; its protein translation is MAKTIAIANQKGGVGKTTTSVNLGACLAYFGKKVLLVDIDPQGNATSGVGVDKGDIDQCIYNVLVDDAEVKDIILETICEGLHILPSTIQLAGAEIELVPTISREVRLKRALSSVSSQYDFIIIDCPPSLGLLTINSLTAADAVLIPVQCEYYALEGLSQLLNTVRLVQKHLNTDLMIDGVLLTMLDARTNLGIQVIEEVKKYFQDKVYTTIIPRNVRLSEAPSHGKPIIIYDPKSRGAEVYLELAKEVIGSGERVR
- a CDS encoding mechanosensitive ion channel family protein, whose amino-acid sequence is MKVLKIAAIIFGSAIVVKIVRAAISNVFKIRMKSPLRMSERRENTLIRLLDNVAAYLIYFIALLMILSEFNIDVKALLAGAGVVGLAIGFGAQNLVKDVITGFFIIFEQQFAVGDFVRINNFEGTVEEIGLRTTKLKQWTGELHILPNSSIMEVTNFSIHNSVAVIDVSIAYEEDIDKAQAIIEDVVREKTPEYPEMVAEPEVLGIQAVGTTEIVIRVTAEVLPMTHFKVARELKKAIKIRLDEEGIELPYQKLVSYHKTTVSET
- a CDS encoding DUF951 domain-containing protein produces the protein MEGKEFFLNDEVEMKKPHPCGTNRWKIIRMGADIRIKCMGCQHSVLIPRKDFVKKLKKVLVSHQE
- the yyaC gene encoding spore protease YyaC, producing the protein MFLKRKLVPDKLFQYKLHHEEKDACMVITEKIGNLLPNTQTTPVVVVCIGTDRSTGDALGPLVGTKLHAIKALPFHVYGTLDEPVHAVNLSDKLKMIEKNHPNAYIIGIDACLGKLNHVGMISIGDGPVKPGAGVNKELPPVGDMHMTGIVNVSGFMEYFVLQNTRLSVVMKMAELIADSLYFASMSQRVKKNITPLPLKKDDLYNIQ
- the rsmG gene encoding 16S rRNA (guanine(527)-N(7))-methyltransferase RsmG codes for the protein MNITTFQEKLAEKGISLSPRQLQQFEDYFHILVEWNEKMNLTAITDKEEVYLKHFYDSLSAAFYFDFNQELTVCDVGAGAGFPGIPLKICFPQIKLSICDSLQKRITFLEHLSKKLELTDISLYHDRAETFGHRPEIREAYDLVMARAVARMSVLSELCLPLVKKGGHFLAMKGSQLPDEMKDSKKAVQMLGGSVKDVYSFKLPVENSDRYIVLVDKVKTTPKKYPRKPGTPNKNPLS